One window from the genome of Streptomyces sp. NBC_01476 encodes:
- a CDS encoding helix-turn-helix transcriptional regulator, which yields MAIAKAERLMNLALCLMNTRRPVSKRELRTSIEAYHEVTSDESFNRMFERDKDDLRELGLVIDTVESLDGEFGYLARSDRNRLPDIALDPEEAAALGLAAKVWQQARLAEAASGALQKLRAAGVPYEATSSVLEPRIPAPEPAFEALMLAARERRAVAFDYRKANAVRPEPRVVEPWALECWRGHWYVAGHDRDRGAVRVFRLSRISGKVRTRGAFTVEVPDHVDVRATVASWAGEGATATARIRLRRDSGYPLRSRAVTTTPVDADWDELEIPYGHGLDAWLAEFGPDVVVLAPEELRAEVLERLRAVAKG from the coding sequence ATGGCGATTGCCAAGGCCGAGCGGCTGATGAACCTGGCGCTGTGCCTGATGAACACCCGGCGCCCGGTCAGCAAGCGCGAGCTGCGCACCTCCATCGAGGCGTACCACGAGGTCACCTCGGACGAGTCCTTCAACCGGATGTTCGAGCGGGACAAGGACGACCTGCGGGAACTCGGCCTGGTCATCGACACCGTGGAGAGCCTCGACGGCGAGTTCGGCTACCTCGCCCGCAGTGACCGCAACCGGCTGCCGGACATCGCCCTCGACCCCGAGGAGGCCGCCGCGCTGGGTCTGGCCGCCAAGGTCTGGCAGCAGGCCCGCCTCGCCGAGGCGGCCAGCGGGGCGCTGCAGAAGCTGCGCGCGGCCGGCGTACCGTACGAGGCCACCAGCAGCGTGCTCGAACCGCGTATCCCCGCCCCCGAACCGGCCTTCGAGGCACTGATGCTCGCCGCCCGCGAGCGGCGCGCGGTCGCCTTCGACTACCGCAAGGCCAACGCGGTACGGCCCGAGCCGCGGGTGGTCGAGCCCTGGGCGCTGGAGTGCTGGCGCGGCCACTGGTACGTCGCGGGACACGACCGCGACCGCGGCGCCGTCCGGGTCTTCCGGCTCTCCCGGATCAGCGGCAAGGTCCGGACCCGCGGCGCCTTCACCGTCGAGGTCCCCGACCACGTGGACGTCCGGGCGACCGTCGCCAGCTGGGCGGGCGAAGGCGCCACCGCCACCGCCCGGATCCGGCTGCGCCGGGACAGCGGCTACCCCTTGCGCTCCCGCGCGGTCACCACCACCCCGGTCGACGCCGACTGGGACGAACTGGAGATCCCCTACGGCCACGGCCTCGACGCCTGGCTCGCCGAATTCGGCCCGGACGTGGTCGTCCTGGCCCCCGAGGAACTGCGCGCCGAGGTCCTGGAACGGCTGCGCGCGGTGGCGAAGGGCTGA
- a CDS encoding FKBP-type peptidyl-prolyl cis-trans isomerase: protein MSIEKPEIDFPGGEPPADLEIKDIWEGDGAVAKAGDTVSVHYVGVAFSSGEEFDASWNRGAPLQFQLGVGQVIAGWDQGVQGMKVGGRRQLTIPAHLAYGDRGAGGAIKPGETLIFVCDLVAV from the coding sequence GTGAGCATCGAGAAGCCCGAGATCGACTTCCCGGGCGGCGAGCCGCCGGCCGACCTGGAGATCAAGGACATCTGGGAGGGCGACGGAGCCGTCGCCAAGGCGGGGGACACCGTCTCCGTCCACTACGTCGGCGTGGCCTTCTCCTCCGGCGAGGAGTTCGACGCCAGCTGGAACCGCGGCGCCCCGCTGCAGTTCCAGCTCGGCGTCGGCCAGGTCATCGCCGGCTGGGACCAGGGCGTGCAGGGCATGAAGGTCGGCGGGCGCCGCCAGCTGACCATCCCCGCCCACCTCGCCTACGGCGACCGCGGCGCCGGCGGTGCGATCAAGCCGGGCGAGACGCTGATCTTCGTCTGCGACCTGGTCGCCGTCTAG
- a CDS encoding FKBP-type peptidyl-prolyl cis-trans isomerase has protein sequence MRRRSVLLAVPALLLTAAGCGSSDDKSDASSSPSDSASDTASPSGTPSASASPSAKIVSGPVPPITAGTAFGQKPTVAKGSGAPSKDLAVKTVITGDGPALASGDYFQVNYVGQVWDTAKVFDTSFGRGPYTNVLGQQKVIPGWDQALIGQKVKSRVELAIPPALGYGTQGNPDAGIKGTDTLVFVIDVINRFNGKSSATGKAVPQTNASLPKVGANTDGKAPSITIPKGAKAPTKLVSEYIIEGDGAEVKATDNLLLQYKGVLWDTGKEFDSSYSRNELAAFPLAQLIKGWQQGLAGKKVGSRVMLVTPPDVAYGAQANNGIPANSTLVFTLDILAQL, from the coding sequence GTGCGCCGACGTTCCGTACTGCTCGCCGTGCCCGCGCTTCTGCTCACCGCCGCCGGCTGCGGCAGCAGCGACGACAAGAGCGACGCCTCCTCCTCACCGTCGGATTCCGCCTCGGACACGGCCTCGCCGTCGGGCACGCCGTCGGCGAGCGCCAGCCCCTCCGCGAAGATCGTCAGCGGCCCGGTGCCGCCCATCACGGCCGGCACCGCCTTCGGCCAGAAGCCGACCGTCGCCAAGGGCTCCGGTGCCCCCTCGAAGGATCTGGCGGTCAAGACCGTCATCACCGGGGACGGCCCGGCGCTGGCTTCCGGCGACTACTTTCAGGTGAACTACGTCGGCCAGGTCTGGGACACCGCCAAGGTCTTCGACACCTCCTTCGGCCGCGGCCCGTACACCAATGTCCTCGGCCAGCAGAAGGTCATCCCCGGCTGGGACCAGGCGCTGATCGGCCAGAAGGTCAAGAGCCGGGTGGAGCTGGCGATCCCGCCGGCCCTCGGCTACGGCACCCAGGGCAACCCCGACGCGGGCATCAAGGGCACCGACACCCTGGTCTTCGTGATCGATGTGATCAACCGCTTCAACGGCAAGAGCTCGGCCACCGGCAAGGCCGTCCCGCAGACGAACGCGAGCCTGCCGAAGGTCGGCGCCAACACCGACGGCAAGGCACCGTCCATCACGATCCCCAAGGGCGCCAAGGCCCCCACCAAGCTCGTCTCCGAGTACATCATCGAAGGCGACGGCGCCGAGGTGAAGGCCACCGACAACCTCCTGCTGCAGTACAAGGGCGTGCTCTGGGACACCGGCAAGGAGTTCGACTCCAGCTACTCCCGCAACGAGCTGGCCGCCTTCCCGCTCGCGCAGCTGATCAAGGGCTGGCAGCAGGGCCTGGCCGGCAAGAAGGTCGGCAGCCGGGTGATGCTGGTGACCCCGCCCGACGTCGCCTACGGCGCCCAGGCCAACAACGGGATCCCGGCCAACTCCACGCTGGTCTTCACCCTGGACATCCTGGCCCAACTGTGA
- the pafA gene encoding Pup--protein ligase translates to MDRRIFGLENEYGVTCTFRGQRRLSPDEVARYLFRRVVSWGRSSNVFLRNGARLYLDVGSHPEYATPECDNVTELVTHDKAGERILEGLLVDAERRLHEEGIAGDVYLFKNNTDSAGNSYGCHENYLVARHGEFSRLADILIPFLVTRQLLCGAGKVLQTPRGAVFCVSQRAEHIWEGVSSATTRSRPIINTRDEPHADAERYRRLHVIVGDSNMSETTMLLKVGATDLVLRMIEAGTVMRDLTLENPIRAIREVSHDITGRRKVRLASGREASALDIQQEYYSKAVEFCERRGIRSGVIEQVLELWGRTLESIGSGDLSKIGTEIDWVMKYQLIERYRNRDNITMSHPRVAQIDLAYHDIHRRRGLYYLLERKGQAKRICSDLKIFEAKSVPPQTTRARLRGDFIRRAQEQRRDFTVDWVHLKLNDQAQRTVLCKDPFRSVDDRVEKLIAGM, encoded by the coding sequence ATGGACCGCCGCATTTTCGGGCTGGAGAACGAGTACGGCGTCACATGCACGTTCAGGGGACAGCGGCGTCTGTCCCCTGACGAGGTGGCGCGGTACCTCTTCCGCCGTGTCGTGTCATGGGGCCGGAGCAGCAATGTTTTCCTCCGCAACGGCGCCCGCCTCTACCTCGACGTAGGCTCGCACCCGGAGTACGCCACTCCGGAATGCGACAACGTCACCGAACTCGTCACGCACGACAAGGCCGGTGAACGCATCCTGGAGGGCCTTCTGGTGGACGCCGAACGGCGTCTGCACGAGGAGGGCATCGCGGGCGATGTGTACCTGTTCAAGAACAACACCGACTCGGCCGGCAACTCCTACGGGTGCCACGAGAATTATCTGGTCGCCCGGCACGGGGAATTCTCCCGGCTGGCGGACATCCTGATTCCGTTCCTCGTCACGCGGCAGCTGCTCTGCGGCGCGGGCAAGGTGCTGCAGACCCCGCGGGGCGCGGTCTTCTGCGTCAGCCAGCGGGCCGAGCACATCTGGGAGGGTGTCAGCTCCGCCACCACCCGTTCCCGCCCCATCATCAACACCCGCGACGAGCCGCACGCCGACGCCGAGCGCTACCGCCGGCTGCACGTCATCGTCGGTGACTCCAACATGTCCGAGACCACCATGCTGCTCAAGGTCGGCGCCACCGACCTGGTGCTGCGGATGATCGAGGCCGGCACCGTGATGCGCGACCTGACCCTGGAGAACCCGATCCGGGCCATCCGCGAGGTCAGCCACGACATCACCGGGCGCCGCAAGGTCCGGCTCGCCTCCGGCCGGGAGGCCTCCGCGCTGGACATCCAGCAGGAGTACTACTCCAAGGCGGTGGAGTTCTGCGAGCGCCGCGGCATCCGCAGCGGCGTCATCGAGCAGGTGCTGGAGCTGTGGGGCCGCACCCTGGAGTCGATCGGCAGCGGCGATCTCAGCAAGATCGGCACCGAGATCGACTGGGTGATGAAGTACCAGCTCATCGAGCGCTACCGGAACCGCGACAACATCACCATGTCGCACCCCCGGGTCGCCCAGATAGACCTCGCCTACCACGACATCCACCGCCGCAGGGGGCTCTACTACCTGCTGGAGCGCAAGGGCCAGGCCAAGCGGATCTGCAGTGACCTGAAGATCTTCGAGGCCAAGTCGGTGCCGCCGCAGACCACCAGGGCCCGGCTGCGCGGCGACTTCATCCGGCGGGCCCAGGAGCAGCGGCGGGACTTCACCGTCGACTGGGTGCACCTCAAGCTCAACGACCAGGCGCAGCGCACCGTGCTCTGCAAGGACCCCTTCCGGTCGGTCGACGACCGGGTGGAGAAGCTGATCGCCGGTATGTGA
- a CDS encoding MFS transporter — protein sequence MAATGYGELLRTRYAARLLGGTLLGRLPNGMSALAIVLFLRSQGAGYGLAGTLSALFGLAVAIGQPLLGRAVDKRGQPRVMAAAALLSAAGFALLAVTGPEPLPVAVAAVLLAGLATPPLEGGLRALWASVLPREDQVQKAYALDAAAQEVLFTVGPLLVTAAVATASEAAAVVLTGLLGVAGTLVVVTSRPSRQWRAQAREAHWLGALRSRGLVVLLCACFFIGIALGAFSLAAVAYGDAHGGDSATSYVLAANGAGALAGGLAYGARRWAGVPERRLRLLSLGLAACYPPLVLVPGLGWMLLLAVLSGFFLAPTLACGFLVVDRHAPAGTVTEAFSWVVTAMGVGAALGTAVAGLVAQHGGTRAGFGVSAVCGVVATLVLLLTGRILTVPNLETGAEKDRNGSVEPRFSTTHQA from the coding sequence ATGGCGGCGACGGGTTACGGTGAGCTGCTGCGGACGCGGTATGCCGCGCGGCTGCTCGGCGGGACGCTGCTGGGGCGGCTGCCGAACGGGATGTCGGCGCTGGCCATCGTGCTGTTCCTGCGCTCCCAGGGCGCCGGCTACGGGCTGGCCGGGACGCTGTCCGCGCTCTTCGGACTGGCCGTGGCGATCGGGCAGCCGCTGCTCGGCCGGGCGGTGGACAAGCGGGGCCAGCCCCGCGTGATGGCCGCCGCCGCGCTGCTCTCGGCGGCCGGCTTCGCCCTGCTCGCCGTCACCGGGCCGGAGCCGCTGCCGGTGGCGGTCGCCGCCGTACTGCTGGCCGGCCTTGCCACCCCGCCGCTGGAGGGCGGCCTGCGCGCGCTGTGGGCGTCCGTACTGCCCCGCGAGGACCAGGTGCAGAAGGCGTACGCCCTGGACGCCGCCGCCCAGGAGGTGCTCTTCACCGTCGGACCGCTGCTGGTCACCGCGGCGGTGGCGACCGCCTCCGAGGCCGCCGCGGTGGTCCTCACCGGGCTGCTCGGCGTCGCCGGCACCCTGGTCGTGGTCACCTCCCGGCCGTCCCGGCAGTGGCGCGCACAGGCCCGCGAGGCCCACTGGCTGGGCGCCCTGCGCTCCCGCGGCCTGGTCGTCCTGCTGTGTGCCTGCTTCTTCATCGGCATCGCGCTGGGCGCCTTCTCGCTCGCCGCCGTCGCCTACGGTGACGCGCACGGCGGCGACTCCGCCACCTCGTACGTCCTGGCCGCCAACGGGGCCGGCGCGCTGGCCGGCGGCCTCGCCTACGGCGCCCGGCGCTGGGCGGGCGTCCCGGAGCGCCGGCTGCGCCTGCTGTCGCTGGGCCTGGCCGCCTGCTACCCGCCGCTGGTGCTCGTCCCCGGGCTCGGCTGGATGCTGCTGCTCGCCGTTCTGTCCGGTTTCTTCCTCGCGCCCACCCTGGCCTGCGGCTTCCTCGTCGTGGACCGACACGCCCCGGCGGGCACGGTGACCGAGGCGTTTTCCTGGGTGGTGACCGCGATGGGGGTGGGCGCGGCCCTGGGGACGGCGGTGGCCGGGCTGGTCGCGCAACACGGCGGGACCCGGGCCGGATTCGGTGTCAGCGCGGTCTGCGGCGTGGTCGCCACCCTCGTACTGCTGCTGACCGGCCGAATCCTGACGGTTCCAAACCTCGAAACCGGTGCGGAAAAAGATCGAAACGGCTCGGTCGAACCTCGTTTCAGCACCACGCATCAGGCGTAA
- a CDS encoding LacI family DNA-binding transcriptional regulator: MGGGSVMGRGRPTSRDVARVAGVSQATVSLVLGGKWHGRVSERTAQAVRVAAGELGYRPNLAARNLRLGRTRTALLVVPALTNEYFARICTGAAQVAAEHGFAVVLYPSPEGIGPARDPFASARAAIDGVIASSMAADALAGIGGGGLPLVMLDSDPAAPGGAPTVNLAVADGIRQITRHLLALGHRRFLHLAGDVDAWTFRIRAETVAAELSRVPDAVLLHTEHSALDAPAAREATLRALARPGPRPTALLCDDDILAAGACKALRGLGLDIPGELSVSGFDDLSLATAIDPELTTVRLPAEEVGAAGMTALLALLDGAPAAGGELPVELVARASTGPAPR; encoded by the coding sequence ATGGGGGGCGGGAGCGTGATGGGGAGGGGCCGGCCGACGTCACGGGATGTGGCGCGGGTCGCGGGGGTGTCGCAGGCGACCGTGTCCCTGGTGCTCGGGGGCAAGTGGCACGGGCGGGTGTCGGAGCGGACCGCCCAGGCGGTACGGGTGGCGGCCGGCGAACTCGGCTACCGGCCCAATCTGGCCGCCCGCAACCTCCGGCTCGGGCGGACCAGGACCGCGCTGCTGGTGGTGCCCGCGCTGACCAACGAGTACTTCGCCCGGATCTGCACCGGCGCCGCCCAGGTGGCGGCCGAGCACGGCTTCGCGGTGGTGCTCTACCCCTCCCCCGAGGGCATCGGACCGGCCAGGGACCCCTTCGCCTCGGCGCGGGCCGCGATCGACGGGGTGATCGCCTCCTCGATGGCGGCCGACGCGCTCGCCGGCATCGGCGGCGGCGGGCTGCCGCTGGTGATGCTGGACAGCGACCCGGCCGCACCGGGCGGCGCCCCGACGGTGAACCTCGCGGTGGCCGACGGCATCCGCCAGATCACCCGGCACCTGCTGGCGCTGGGCCACCGCCGCTTCCTCCACCTCGCCGGCGACGTGGACGCCTGGACCTTCCGGATCCGGGCCGAAACCGTCGCCGCCGAGCTGAGCCGCGTACCCGACGCCGTCCTGCTGCACACCGAGCACTCCGCCCTGGACGCGCCGGCGGCCCGGGAGGCGACGCTGCGGGCGCTGGCCCGGCCGGGGCCCCGCCCCACCGCGCTGCTCTGCGACGACGACATCCTGGCGGCCGGCGCCTGCAAGGCCCTGCGGGGGCTCGGCCTGGACATCCCCGGCGAGCTCTCGGTCTCCGGTTTCGACGATCTCTCGCTGGCGACGGCCATCGACCCGGAACTGACCACCGTTCGGCTGCCCGCCGAAGAGGTGGGAGCGGCCGGCATGACGGCGCTGCTCGCCCTGCTCGACGGCGCCCCCGCGGCGGGCGGCGAACTGCCGGTCGAGCTGGTGGCGCGCGCCTCCACCGGACCGGCGCCCCGCTAA
- the prcA gene encoding proteasome subunit alpha — translation MSTPFYVSPQQAMADRAEYARKGIARGRSVVVLQYTDGIVFVAENPSRALHKVSEIYDRIAFAAVGKYNEFENLRIGGVRYADLRGYTYDREDVTARGLANVYAQTLGTIFSSVGEKPYEVELIVAEVGSAPEDDQIYRLPHDGSIVDEHGAVAVGGNSDQIGSFLDQRHRDGMTLAEALALAVESLSRDTNGGDRTLTAEQLEVAVLDRTRPQQRKFKRILGRQLSRLLDTESAATAKTDDPSDDEE, via the coding sequence GTGTCCACGCCCTTTTACGTTTCGCCTCAGCAGGCCATGGCGGACCGCGCCGAGTACGCCCGCAAGGGGATCGCGCGCGGTCGCAGCGTCGTGGTGCTGCAGTACACCGACGGCATCGTCTTCGTCGCCGAGAACCCGTCCCGCGCGCTGCACAAGGTGAGCGAGATCTACGACCGGATCGCCTTCGCGGCGGTCGGCAAGTACAACGAGTTCGAGAACCTGCGGATCGGCGGCGTCCGCTACGCCGATCTGCGCGGATACACCTACGACCGCGAGGACGTGACGGCCCGTGGGCTGGCCAACGTCTACGCCCAGACGCTCGGCACCATCTTCTCCAGCGTCGGGGAGAAGCCGTACGAGGTGGAGCTGATCGTCGCGGAGGTCGGCTCGGCCCCCGAGGACGACCAGATCTACCGGCTGCCGCACGACGGCTCGATCGTGGACGAGCACGGCGCGGTGGCGGTCGGCGGCAACTCCGACCAGATCGGCAGCTTCCTCGACCAGCGGCACCGCGACGGGATGACCCTCGCGGAGGCGCTGGCGCTGGCGGTGGAGTCGCTCAGCCGGGACACCAACGGCGGGGACCGCACGCTCACCGCGGAGCAGCTGGAGGTCGCGGTGCTCGACCGCACCCGGCCGCAGCAGCGCAAGTTCAAGCGGATCCTGGGCCGCCAGCTCTCCCGGCTGCTGGACACCGAGAGCGCGGCCACCGCCAAGACCGACGACCCTTCCGACGACGAGGAGTAG
- the prcB gene encoding proteasome subunit beta has translation MEANTRSTGRLPAAFLTPGSSSFLDFLGEHSPELLPGGRTLPPLKGAIELPHGTTIVAATFADGVILAGDRRATMGNVIAQRDIEKVFPADEFSAVGIAGTAGLAVEMVKLFQLELEHYEKIEGATLSLEGKANRLSTMIRGNLAMALQGLAVVPLFAGYDTERGKGRIFSYDVTGGRSEEHGFSATGSGSVFARGALKKLYRSDLTERQMSTAVIQALYDAADDDSATGGPDLTRKIFPIITVITEDGFRRLSDAEVAEIAQTVVDGRLERPDGPQAQVL, from the coding sequence GTGGAAGCCAACACTCGTAGCACCGGGCGACTGCCGGCCGCCTTCCTGACGCCCGGGTCGTCCTCGTTCCTCGACTTCCTGGGGGAGCACTCGCCCGAGCTGCTGCCCGGAGGCCGGACGCTGCCGCCGCTCAAGGGGGCGATCGAACTGCCGCACGGGACGACGATCGTGGCCGCCACCTTCGCCGACGGCGTGATCCTGGCTGGCGACCGGCGGGCCACGATGGGCAATGTGATCGCTCAGCGTGACATCGAGAAGGTGTTCCCGGCGGACGAGTTCTCCGCGGTCGGGATCGCCGGCACCGCGGGGCTCGCGGTGGAGATGGTGAAACTCTTCCAGCTGGAGCTGGAGCACTACGAGAAGATCGAAGGGGCGACGCTCTCCCTGGAGGGCAAGGCCAACCGGCTGTCCACGATGATCCGCGGCAATCTGGCGATGGCCCTGCAGGGCCTGGCCGTGGTGCCGCTCTTCGCGGGCTATGACACCGAGCGCGGCAAGGGCCGCATCTTCTCCTACGACGTGACCGGCGGCCGCAGCGAGGAGCACGGCTTCTCCGCCACCGGTTCCGGCTCGGTCTTCGCCCGCGGCGCCCTCAAGAAGCTCTACCGCAGCGACCTCACCGAGCGCCAGATGTCCACCGCGGTCATCCAGGCGCTCTACGACGCGGCTGACGACGACTCGGCCACCGGCGGCCCCGACCTGACCCGGAAGATCTTCCCGATCATCACGGTCATCACCGAGGACGGCTTCCGCCGGCTCAGCGACGCGGAGGTCGCCGAGATCGCCCAGACGGTGGTCGACGGACGCCTGGAGCGCCCCGACGGACCCCAGGCACAGGTGCTGTGA
- a CDS encoding ubiquitin-like protein Pup, giving the protein MATKDTDGGQQKATRSTEEVEETQQDSQAADDLKERHEKLSDDVDSVLDEIDDVLEENAEDFVRSFVQKGGQ; this is encoded by the coding sequence ATGGCTACGAAGGACACCGACGGCGGACAGCAGAAGGCGACGCGTTCCACGGAGGAGGTCGAGGAGACCCAGCAGGACTCCCAGGCAGCCGACGACCTCAAGGAACGCCACGAGAAGCTCTCGGACGACGTGGACTCCGTCCTGGACGAGATCGACGACGTCCTTGAGGAGAACGCGGAGGACTTCGTGCGCTCCTTCGTCCAGAAGGGCGGCCAGTAG
- the dop gene encoding depupylase/deamidase Dop, giving the protein MTVRRVMGIETEYGISVPGHPNANAMLTSSQIVNAYAAAMHRARRARWDFEEENPLRDARGFDLAREAADTTQLTDEDIGLANVILTNGARLYVDHAHPEYSSPEITNPRDAVLWDKAGERIMAEAALRAGQIPGAQPIHLYKNNTDNKGASYGTHENYLMRRETPFSDIVRHLTPFFVSRQVVTGAGRVGIGQDGHEDGFQLSQRADYFEVEVGLETTLKRPIINTRDEPHSDAEKYRRLHVIIGDANLSELSTYLKLGTTALVLSMIEDSFIKVDLAVDQPVRTLHEVSHDPGLHQLITLRNGRTLTAVQLQMEYYELARKYVEERYGADADEQTLDVLGRWEDVLNRLENDPMSLAGELDWVAKKELLEGYRRRDGLGWDAARLHLVDLQYADVRPDKGLYNRLVDRGRIQRLLDEPEVLRAVNKPPEDTRAYFRGRCLEQYADDVAAASWDSVIFDLPGRDSLQRVPTLEPLRGTRKHVKELLDRCRTAEDLVRILSGG; this is encoded by the coding sequence ATGACCGTACGGCGAGTAATGGGCATCGAGACCGAGTACGGGATCTCCGTGCCCGGCCACCCCAACGCCAATGCCATGCTCACCTCGTCCCAGATCGTCAACGCCTACGCGGCGGCGATGCACCGGGCGCGCCGCGCCCGCTGGGACTTCGAGGAGGAGAACCCGCTGCGGGACGCCCGCGGCTTCGATCTCGCCCGGGAAGCTGCGGACACCACCCAGCTCACCGACGAGGACATCGGCCTGGCCAATGTGATCCTCACCAATGGCGCGCGGCTCTATGTGGACCACGCCCACCCCGAGTACTCCTCGCCCGAGATCACCAATCCGCGTGACGCCGTGCTCTGGGACAAGGCCGGCGAGCGGATCATGGCCGAGGCGGCGCTGCGGGCCGGGCAGATCCCCGGCGCCCAGCCGATCCACCTCTACAAGAACAACACCGACAACAAGGGCGCCTCCTACGGCACGCACGAGAACTACCTGATGCGGCGGGAGACCCCGTTCTCGGACATCGTGCGGCACCTCACCCCGTTCTTCGTCTCCCGGCAGGTCGTCACCGGTGCGGGCCGGGTCGGCATCGGCCAGGACGGCCACGAGGACGGCTTCCAGCTCAGCCAGCGGGCGGACTACTTCGAGGTCGAGGTCGGCCTGGAGACCACCTTGAAGCGCCCCATCATCAACACCCGCGACGAACCGCACTCCGACGCCGAGAAGTACCGGCGGCTGCACGTCATCATCGGCGACGCCAACCTCTCCGAGCTGTCCACCTACCTCAAGCTGGGCACCACCGCGCTGGTGCTGTCCATGATCGAGGACTCCTTCATCAAGGTGGACCTCGCCGTCGACCAGCCGGTCCGCACCCTGCACGAGGTCTCCCACGACCCCGGCCTGCACCAGCTCATCACGCTGCGTAACGGGCGCACCCTCACCGCGGTCCAGCTCCAGATGGAGTACTACGAGCTGGCCCGCAAATACGTCGAGGAGCGGTACGGCGCCGACGCCGACGAGCAGACCCTGGACGTGCTGGGCCGCTGGGAGGACGTGCTCAACCGGCTGGAGAACGATCCGATGAGCCTGGCCGGCGAGCTGGACTGGGTGGCGAAGAAAGAGCTGCTGGAGGGCTACCGGCGCCGTGACGGCCTCGGCTGGGACGCCGCCCGGCTGCACCTGGTCGACCTGCAGTACGCCGACGTACGGCCCGACAAGGGCCTCTACAACCGTCTGGTGGACCGTGGGCGCATCCAGCGGCTGCTCGACGAGCCGGAGGTCCTCAGGGCGGTCAACAAGCCTCCGGAGGACACCCGGGCATACTTCCGCGGCCGCTGCCTCGAACAGTACGCGGACGACGTCGCGGCCGCCTCCTGGGACTCGGTGATCTTCGATCTGCCCGGCCGTGACTCCCTCCAGCGGGTCCCCACCCTGGAGCCGCTGCGCGGCACCCGCAAGCACGTCAAGGAGCTGCTCGACCGCTGCCGTACCGCCGAAGACCTGGTCCGGATCCTGTCCGGCGGCTGA